In the Cylindrospermopsis raciborskii Cr2010 genome, ATCCATTACCGCTTTAAAAGGTGGTAGTGTAGCCGAAAATGCTGATATTTTAACTAGGGTGTTACAGGGCAAAGGCACTACAGCTCAACAAGATGTAGTAGCATTAAATGCCTCCCTAGCATTACAAGTCGCTGGTGTGGTTCCTTTGTTCCATCATCATCAGGGAGTAAACATGGCTAGGGAAATTCTGGCAACTGGTAGTCCTTGGGAAAAGTTGGAACAGCTGGTGGAATTTTTACGGGGGTAGGAGCTGTGTTTTGGGGACGGAATTCCACCACATTCCGCTTAATAGTGATGTCATAATTGCCAAAGAAATCATGTCCTAACAAACCAGTTGTTAGTGCTAACCCAGCAATAGCCACAGGCACCCTTTTTGCCATCACCCCCCCCACCTCCATAGAGTCAACATAGGCTATGGGAAATTCTAGTCCTTGGGAACTGACCGTATTAGCCCTGGCCACGCCAACGGGGACAACCCCTAAAGAGCGAGCCATTTCTTGGGTGATTACAGAACCACTGGCACCCGTATCCACAATCATTTCAAAACGACTTTTGCCATTAAAAGTTACTTCCACAATAGGAGTACCACCAATTCGTCGCTTAATGGGTACAATGTATACTTGATCTTGGTCGTTAGTATTCTCCCTTGGAATCTTCTTAGTGGCAATGTCTGGTGAAGGTGATTGGAAATCTGGTATGGTCGGCGTTTCCCTCACGGGGGGGGAATAAAGTATTTTTCTCCCTGGGTTTGACCTGTTTACCACCGGGGAATCTGGTGATAAGGAGGATCCTCTGCTAGGATTACCCTGTTGACGAGCCAGTTGGAGTTGACCCTTATACTCGATAATCTTTTTTTGAGCAAAAGCAAAATTGGGGCTATTGGGTCTGATTTGTTTTAATAGGGCGATCGCTCGGTTAAAATTACTCTCCACCAATTGCCAATCCTCAGCAGATTGGGCCCACTGACCAATCCTGACAGCACTAGCACCTTTGTCTAAAGCCAATTCCAGCACACTGA is a window encoding:
- a CDS encoding retropepsin-like aspartic protease family protein, with the translated sequence MLDSILPRTTVIVMTSALATLIVACTGHQQSNQSINHSRDVGNLAAVQPPKRLPHSQEVSVLELALDKGASAVRIGQWAQSAEDWQLVESNFNRAIALLKQIRPNSPNFAFAQKKIIEYKGQLQLARQQGNPSRGSSLSPDSPVVNRSNPGRKILYSPPVRETPTIPDFQSPSPDIATKKIPRENTNDQDQVYIVPIKRRIGGTPIVEVTFNGKSRFEMIVDTGASGSVITQEMARSLGVVPVGVARANTVSSQGLEFPIAYVDSMEVGGVMAKRVPVAIAGLALTTGLLGHDFFGNYDITIKRNVVEFRPQNTAPTPVKIPPAVPTFPKDYQLPEFP